The Streptomyces cyanogenus DNA segment TCTCCCGTACGGCCGACCGGGTGCTGCGGGCGCGCGGGGTCGACGTGCGGACGGGCACGTCGGTGAAGGAGGCCACCCGGGACGGGGTGCTGCTCACCGACGGGGAGTTCGTCGCCTCGCGGACCCTGGTGTGGTGCGTGGGCGTACGGCCCGATCCGCTGGTGGAGGCCGTCGGGCAGCCGCTGGAGCGCGGCCGGCTGATCGTCGATCCGTATCTGCAACTGCCGGGCCGCGATGACGTGTTCGCCTGCGGGGACGCGGCGGCCGTGCCGGACCTGGAGCGTCCGGGGCAGTTCACGCCGATGACGGCGCAGCACGCCTGGCGGCAGGGCCGGGTGGCCGGGGAGAACGTGGCCGGCTCGCTCGGTCTCGGCCGGCGCCGGCGCCCGTACCGCCACCGCGACCTGGGGTTCGCCGTCGACCTGGGCGGTGTCCGGGCAGCCGCCAACCCGTTCGGCATCCCGCTGTCCGGTCCGGCGGCGGGCGTGGTCACGCGTGGCTACCACCTGGCCGCGCTGCCCGGCAACCGCATCCGGGTCGCCGCCGACTGGCTGCTGGACGCCGTACTCCCGCGCCAGGGCGTCCAGTTGGGTCTCGTCCGGGCCTGGTCGGTGCCGCTGGACACGGCCTCACCGGAACTGGCGCGGGTACCGGGCGGCCCGGACCGGCCGCCCGCCCGGACAGGAGGCGGCACCGTGACCCAGGAGAACAACCGGGCGGAGGAGCCCGCGCGCAACCGGCCCGGCGGGGAGCCGGCGAAGAACCGGCCCGGCGGGAAGCGGGCCGAGGGCGGGCCGGACCACCCCGCTCCCGGTCCCGTGAAGCGCACCGACGCCCCCGAGTCCGCCGGTCCGGGCGATCCCGCGGACCGCCCGACCGCACCCGACTGAGCGCCGTCGAGCGCGCCCCGCAGCAAGGAGACACGCGCCCCAGCGCAAGGAGACAGAGGAGACTCATGAACACCGACGAACTCGCCGAACTCGGCCAGCAGTTGCGCGTGGACAGCGTGCGGGCGTCCGCCGCCGCGGGATCCGGGCACCCCACGTCCTCGATGTCCGCCGCCGACCTGCTGGCCGTCCTGCTCGCCCACCACCTCCGCTACGACTTCGAGCGCCCCGACCACCCCGCGAACGACCGCTTCGTGCTGTCCAAGGGACACGCCTCGCCACTGCTGTACGCCGCGTACAAGGCGGCCGGCGCGATCGAGGACGGCGAGCTGGTCACCTTCCGCAAGATCGGCAGCCGGCTGGAGGGCCACCCGACGCCCCGCCGCCTGCCGTGGGTGGAGACGGCCACCGGCTCCCTCGGCCAGGGCCTGCCCGTCGGCGTCGGCATCGCCCTGGCCGGGAAGCGGCTGGACCGCACCGGCTACCGGGTGTGGGTGCTGTGCGGCGACAGCGAGCTGGCCGAGGGCTCGGTGTGGGAGGCCGCCGAACACGCCGGCTACGAGAACCTGGACAACCTGATCGCCATCGTGGACGTCAACCGGCTCGGCCAGCGCGGCCCCACCCGGCACGGCCACGACCTGGACGCCTACGCCCGCCGCTTCCAGGCCTTCGACTGGCACACCATCGAGATCGACGGCCATGACGTCGACGCGATCGACCGGGCCTACGGCGAGGCGCTGTCCACCAGCGGGCAGCCCACCGTGATCCTCGCCCGCACCCTGAAGGGCAGGGGCGTCGCCGCCGTCGAGGACCGCGAGGGCCTGCACGGCAAGCCGCTGCCCGAGGCGGAGGAGGCCATCGCCGAACTCGGCGGGCAGCGCGAGCTGCACGTCCGGGTGTCCGAGCCGCAGGCCGCCGCGGCGCTGCGCTCGCTGACCACCGAGCCCGTCCGGCTGCCCCGCTACGAGCG contains these protein-coding regions:
- a CDS encoding NAD(P)/FAD-dependent oxidoreductase produces the protein MSRPRVVIVGAGFAGYRAARTLARLTRDRADVTLLNPTDYFLYLPLLPQVASGVLEARRVTVSLPGTLRGVRLVLGEAAGIDLDGRSVPYRDPEGGAGSLGYDRLVLAVGSVNKLLPVPGVAEHAHGFRGLPEALYLRDHVTRQVELAAAEDDRRNCAARCTFVVVGAGYTGTEVAAHLQMLTDRLARRHPLPTGVRPRWILLDVAPRVLPEMDERLSRTADRVLRARGVDVRTGTSVKEATRDGVLLTDGEFVASRTLVWCVGVRPDPLVEAVGQPLERGRLIVDPYLQLPGRDDVFACGDAAAVPDLERPGQFTPMTAQHAWRQGRVAGENVAGSLGLGRRRRPYRHRDLGFAVDLGGVRAAANPFGIPLSGPAAGVVTRGYHLAALPGNRIRVAADWLLDAVLPRQGVQLGLVRAWSVPLDTASPELARVPGGPDRPPARTGGGTVTQENNRAEEPARNRPGGEPAKNRPGGKRAEGGPDHPAPGPVKRTDAPESAGPGDPADRPTAPD